The Thermoplasma acidophilum DSM 1728 genome includes a window with the following:
- a CDS encoding glycosyltransferase family 87 protein — MIDDDLWSTVRRLEFLGFTVIAYMLAYFLWTVYGYLDLFVDILQWTISMAGTFVAIYAMTEHSMKISKRSIYTLVVGNTAILIVIIIKFGLFSPIFDPLILFLGFVDYYLMRDTVKPKLGDPDRFARIFAAVMISLMSIISAFMRPSYITGIAAAVLIIAGAISYFRLNYLVYPALIGSVILFALSILPLYPKFGTDELALDYYAAIMILHGTNPYIPIVMSNAFAYLHFQISMTTPLSTGGYVETFSYPVLAALVFIPSIIMHFDPTLTVLAFTMAMYLIVAIYFLRKGMIISSVLSIAIMAVNVNMVSFADGSVPDAIWAFFLMASLMTIERPKLSAAMYGVSISIKQIPWIVLPFLIYFIYREKGRRAAIEYIAISIGILLLANAYFIIKEPHYFISSILSPEISSLIGVGQGISILSIAGFYQLSPIYFTILFIFSIVFLFLIYARHYDALKYTFPIFPLFIFFFNYRDLYNYLLFWPFIAFAFLPQLKIGDKARKIRIGLKRLALYSVIFVAVAGIVSVPLHSQSSFSITSVSNIEQRSYYVVQMNVNVSYTGDQISQMQFRFLPYGYLGNLNGLMWDVKSYESGKNWINFTIEPLFQQSMLNVNYSYKLVAYYGNEQAFYSLDLPSIFSG; from the coding sequence ATGATTGACGATGACCTGTGGTCTACAGTTAGGCGCCTAGAATTCCTTGGCTTCACTGTTATAGCCTATATGCTGGCCTATTTTCTGTGGACGGTGTACGGTTACCTCGATCTATTCGTGGATATTCTACAGTGGACGATCTCCATGGCCGGTACATTCGTTGCAATATATGCCATGACTGAGCATTCGATGAAGATCTCTAAAAGGAGCATATATACGCTCGTGGTAGGAAATACTGCCATTCTCATCGTTATAATAATCAAATTTGGGCTTTTCAGTCCAATATTCGATCCCTTGATACTCTTCCTCGGGTTTGTCGATTACTACCTCATGCGCGATACCGTCAAGCCAAAGCTGGGAGATCCGGATCGGTTTGCACGTATATTCGCAGCCGTTATGATATCCCTTATGTCCATAATATCAGCATTCATGCGCCCAAGCTATATAACAGGAATTGCTGCCGCAGTTCTCATAATTGCCGGTGCAATATCCTATTTCCGCCTCAATTATCTTGTATATCCTGCCCTTATCGGTTCAGTTATTTTGTTCGCTCTTTCAATTCTCCCTCTCTACCCGAAGTTCGGAACGGATGAGCTTGCGCTTGATTATTATGCGGCCATCATGATATTGCATGGCACAAATCCCTACATACCGATCGTGATGTCCAACGCCTTTGCTTACCTTCATTTTCAGATCTCAATGACCACGCCGCTTTCCACGGGCGGATATGTAGAAACCTTTTCTTATCCGGTGCTTGCGGCTTTGGTGTTCATACCATCCATTATAATGCATTTTGATCCAACTCTGACAGTTCTTGCATTCACAATGGCCATGTACCTAATAGTTGCTATTTACTTTCTCAGAAAGGGCATGATAATATCATCGGTGCTGTCAATTGCCATAATGGCAGTAAACGTGAACATGGTAAGCTTCGCAGATGGTTCCGTACCGGACGCCATATGGGCATTTTTCCTGATGGCATCGTTGATGACCATAGAAAGACCGAAGTTAAGCGCCGCCATGTATGGTGTATCAATATCGATAAAGCAAATACCATGGATTGTGCTTCCATTCCTGATCTATTTCATATACCGCGAAAAGGGCCGCAGAGCGGCTATTGAGTATATAGCTATATCCATTGGAATTCTCCTGCTCGCAAATGCATATTTCATCATAAAGGAACCGCACTATTTCATTTCATCCATACTTTCTCCGGAGATCTCAAGTCTCATAGGCGTAGGCCAGGGCATAAGCATACTCAGCATAGCGGGCTTCTATCAACTATCGCCCATCTATTTTACCATTCTGTTCATCTTTTCAATAGTTTTTCTCTTTCTAATTTATGCAAGGCATTACGATGCTCTGAAGTACACCTTTCCCATATTTCCATTGTTCATCTTCTTCTTCAATTACAGGGATCTCTACAATTACCTTTTATTCTGGCCATTTATAGCGTTTGCGTTCCTTCCGCAGCTCAAGATCGGAGACAAAGCCAGAAAGATCAGGATCGGCCTCAAGAGGCTGGCCTTGTATTCCGTAATTTTTGTGGCCGTCGCTGGGATAGTATCTGTTCCGCTGCACAGCCAGAGCTCATTTTCTATCACCTCTGTGTCAAACATTGAACAGAGGTCATATTACGTGGTTCAAATGAACGTTAACGTGTCCTATACAGGCGATCAGATATCACAGATGCAGTTCAGGTTTCTACCGTATGGATACCTTGGAAACCTCAACGGCCTGATGTGGGATGTAAAATCCTATGAGTCCGGAAAGAACTGGATAAATTTCACCATAGAACCGTTGTTCCAGCAGTCAATGCTCAACGTCAACTATTCGTACAAACTCGTAGCGTATTACGGAAATGAACAGGCATTTTACAGCCTGGATCTTCCTTCCATCTTCTCCGGCTAG
- the hsp14 gene encoding archaeal heat shock protein Hsp14: MYTPVRFFTNEMLKNVSNTVKEMSSFIYPPITMYQDGTDLVLEAEMPGFDKKDIKITVEKNVLTLRAERKREYRSVYIDQRVDKVFKVVRLPVDVDQASISAKYQDGLLTVRMKAKDIKTVEIE, encoded by the coding sequence ATGTATACACCGGTCAGGTTTTTCACCAATGAGATGCTGAAAAACGTCTCCAACACAGTGAAGGAAATGTCATCGTTCATATATCCACCAATAACCATGTACCAGGATGGGACAGATCTGGTACTGGAGGCAGAGATGCCAGGTTTCGACAAGAAGGATATAAAGATCACCGTAGAGAAGAACGTGCTGACCTTAAGGGCGGAGCGAAAAAGGGAATACAGATCTGTTTACATCGACCAGAGGGTGGACAAGGTATTCAAGGTTGTGCGCCTCCCCGTTGATGTGGACCAGGCCAGCATATCCGCAAAATATCAGGATGGTTTGCTGACGGTCCGAATGAAGGCCAAGGATATAAAAACAGTTGAAATAGAGTGA